The Candidatus Saccharimonadia bacterium genomic interval CCGGCGATCCCACCGATTACCAGGAAGCCACCGCCATACTCCGGCGGGCACTAGCCGGCACCAAGCCTGTCTTCGGCATCTGCCTCGGCGCGCAGCTCATGGCGCTGGCGGCCGGTGGCTCCACCTACAAACTCCGCTTCGGCCACCGCGGCCACAACCAACCGGCCGTCACCCCCGAGGGGCGCGGCTACATCACGAGCCAAAACCACGGCTACGCGGTCGCCGAGGATTCGCTGCCGGCAGATTGGCGCGTCACCTTCCGCAATCTCAACGATAATTCGGTCGAGGGCATCGCCCACCGCCACAAACCCTTCTTCGCCGTCCAATTCCACCCCGAAGCCGCCCCCGGACCCACCGACACAGCCTGGCTGTTTGACGAATTTAGGAAGATGCTATGACACTCAAATTGCCCAAAAAAGTCCTCATTCTCGGCTCTGGCGGGCTCAAAATCGGCCAAGCCGGGGAGTTCGACTATTCCGGCTCCCAGGCCATTATGGCCTTCAAAGAAGAAGGCATCAAAACCGTTCTCATCAACCCCAACATCGCCACGGTCCAAACCGATGGCGACATGGCCGACACCGTTTATTTCCAACCTCTCACCGCCGAGATCGTCACGCGCATCATCGAAGCCGAGCGCCCCGAAGCCATCGCGCTGAGCTTCGGCGGTCAAACCGCGCTCAACCTCGGCCTGGCGCTCCACCACAGCGGCGTGCTCGCCCGTCACAACGTGCGCATCCTCGGCACCCCCATCACCGCCGTGGAAATCACCGAAGACCGCGAGAAATTCAAGCAAGCGCTGGCCGAAATCGACGTCCACACCGCTCGCAGCACCAGTGTCTACACCGTGGATGAGGCGCTGGCCGCTGCGGCCGAAATCGGCTACCCCGTGATGATGCGCGCCGGTTTTAGCCTCGGCGGCCTCGGCTCCGGCCGCGTCGCCAGCGCCGCTGAGCTCGCCTCCCGCGCCACTGAAGTCTTCCAAGCCACCAGCCAAATCCTCATCGAGGAATTCCTCGGCGGCTGGAAAGAGATTGAATACGAAGTCGTGCGCGACGCCACCGGCAACGTCATCACCGTTTGCAACATGGAAAACTTCGACCCCATGGGCATTCACACCGGCGAATCCATCGTGGTGGCGCCCAGCCAAACCCTCACCAACGCTGAATACCACGGCCTACGCGAAGTCGCCATCAAAACCATCCAACACCTCGGCATAGTGGGGGAGTGCAACATCCAATACGCCCTCGATCCCGCCACCAGCGACTACCGCGTCATCGAAGTGAACGCCCGGCTGAGCCGCTCCAGCGCCCTGGCCTCCAAGGCCACCGGCTACCCGCTCGCGTTCGTAGCCGCCAAACTCATGCTCGGCCACACCTTGCCCGAATTAAAAAATGCCGCCACCGGCTCCACCAGCGCCTTCTTCGAACCCGCCCTCGATTACCTGGCTGTCAAAATGCCCCGCTGGGACCTCACCAAACTCGGCTCCTCCGACCGCAGCATCGGCTCCGAAATGAAAAGCGTGGGCGAAGTCATGGCGCTGGGCCGATCGTTTACCGAAGCCCTCCAAAAAGCCGTGCGCATGACCAACACCGGCGCCTCCGGCCTGAGCGACCATCCGTACGATTTTGCCCATCCCGAAGCCGAAATCGGCCAAGCCACCGACCACCGGCTCTACGCCCTCTACGACTACCTCAAACAATCCGGCACCGTCGCCGACGCCCACAAACGCACCGGCATCGATCCCTGGTTCCTCAGTCAACTCGTGCGCATCGCCGATATCGAGCACCAGCTCACGAGCTCCAGACTCACCCCCGAGCTCATGCGCCGCGCCAAGCAAAACGGCTTCGCCGACATTACCATCGCCGGTCTCACCAGCACCACCGAAGACACCATTCGCGCCCGCCGGCTCGCCTCCGGCATCAAGCCCGTCATCAAGCAAATCGACACCCTTGCCGGCGAGTTCGATGCCACCACCAATTACCTCTACACCACCTACCACGGCGATCAAAACGACGTCGATCCCATCGGCGCCCGCCCCGCCATCGTGCTCGGCTCGGGCCCGTACTGCATCGGCTCCTCCGTCGAATTCGACTGGTGCGCCGTGGGCGTCGCCGCCACGCTCCGCCGCAGTGGCCGCCGCACCATCATCGTCAACTCCAACCCCGAAACCGTCTCCACCGACTTCAACCGCTCGGACCGCCTCTACTTCGAGGAACTCACGCTCGAACGCCTGCGCGACATCGCCGACTTCGAAGCCCCCGCCAACTTCGTGATCTCCGTCGGCGGCCAAATCGCCAATAACCTCGCCGTACCGCTGGCGGACGCCGGCTACACCATCCTCGGCACCCCCGCCGCCTCCATCGACCAGGCCGAAAACCGCCGCCATTTCTCGAGCATGCTCGGACGCCTCGGCATCGACCAACCCGAATGGGACGAAGTCACCACCCTGGCCAAGGCCCAAGCCTTTGCCCGCAAGGTCGGTTACCCCGTGCTCATCCGGCCCTCGTACGTGCTCTCGGGCGGCGCCATGAGCGTGGTTACCACCCCCGAAGAGCTCGCCGGCTACCTCGCCCGCGCCACCAAGCTCTCGCCCGACCACCCCGTGGTCATCTCGC includes:
- the carB gene encoding carbamoyl-phosphate synthase (glutamine-hydrolyzing) large subunit; translated protein: MTLKLPKKVLILGSGGLKIGQAGEFDYSGSQAIMAFKEEGIKTVLINPNIATVQTDGDMADTVYFQPLTAEIVTRIIEAERPEAIALSFGGQTALNLGLALHHSGVLARHNVRILGTPITAVEITEDREKFKQALAEIDVHTARSTSVYTVDEALAAAAEIGYPVMMRAGFSLGGLGSGRVASAAELASRATEVFQATSQILIEEFLGGWKEIEYEVVRDATGNVITVCNMENFDPMGIHTGESIVVAPSQTLTNAEYHGLREVAIKTIQHLGIVGECNIQYALDPATSDYRVIEVNARLSRSSALASKATGYPLAFVAAKLMLGHTLPELKNAATGSTSAFFEPALDYLAVKMPRWDLTKLGSSDRSIGSEMKSVGEVMALGRSFTEALQKAVRMTNTGASGLSDHPYDFAHPEAEIGQATDHRLYALYDYLKQSGTVADAHKRTGIDPWFLSQLVRIADIEHQLTSSRLTPELMRRAKQNGFADITIAGLTSTTEDTIRARRLASGIKPVIKQIDTLAGEFDATTNYLYTTYHGDQNDVDPIGARPAIVLGSGPYCIGSSVEFDWCAVGVAATLRRSGRRTIIVNSNPETVSTDFNRSDRLYFEELTLERLRDIADFEAPANFVISVGGQIANNLAVPLADAGYTILGTPAASIDQAENRRHFSSMLGRLGIDQPEWDEVTTLAKAQAFARKVGYPVLIRPSYVLSGGAMSVVTTPEELAGYLARATKLSPDHPVVISRFIEGAKELEIDGVADHGTIVISAISEHIENAGVHSGDATVVLPPQRLYLETIRRAKKITARIISELDVTGPFNIQFIAKDNDLKVIETNVRASRSFPFVSKVTGHNFITIATQVMLGTYKPEHYETLELDYVGVKSPQFSYNRLKGADPVAGVEMASTGEVASIGRNLLEAFYASWLSTDQPLIGKHIYISVPDDQKPKIVEAAAGVVAAGWTIFSTLGTHDYLAAHGIASTPLYKLRERKAPTAQTAIAAHDLNLMVNVPSSTNDDTDAAEIRRLAIDNHIPLVTNAEIGVVLLRALGEIKLSEIPITSWQEYVQPEA